Genomic segment of Deltaproteobacteria bacterium:
CTCGACTCACCGGCGTTGTGCGAGGGCCCGGGGAAAGCCGGTACCTGCTCTTCATCCGGCTTGCTCTGATGGCCGGGGCCGTAGACGCCCGGCAGCAACTCATCGTGGCAGGTGTCGCAAGTCAGCGAGTCGTGCAACGGCAGCAAGGTGATCGCCAGATCGTTGTGGCAGAGGGCACACTTCCCAAACACACTCGACTCGCCGGCGTTGTGCGATGGGCCGGGGAACGCCGGTACCTGCTCTTCATCCGGCTTGCTCTGATGGCCGGAACCGTAAACGCCCGGCAGCAAGTCGTCGTGGCAAGTGTCGCAGGTCAGCGAGTCGTGCAACGGCAGCAAGGTGATCGCCAGATCGTTGTGGCAGAGGGCACACTTCCCAAACACACTCGACTCGCCGGCGTTGTGCGAGGGCCCGGGGAAGGCCGGCACTTGCTCGGGTCCGGGGATTTGTCGGTGTCCCGGGCCGGTGCGTCCGACCAACAACTCGCGGTGACACACCTCGCATTTGAGAGCAGCGCCGCCTGCTAGCAGACTACCGGCCTCAGTCGTGTGGCAAATGGCGCACTGTCCAAACGCAGCGATGGTATCGGCCGGCGGGCCTTGATATTGCGGAGCGCCCTCGTTGCCGCACGCGGCGAAGCAGAAGACGACCGCGACCGGCCACCAGGCAACCAGCCTCCCGCGCGCCGCGGCCCGGCCGTGACGGCTTGAACCTCCGGCGCGTATAACCCCGGCGTTGCTCATCGCCCAGCCCCATGGCAACGGCGGCACAGGCTGCCGTCATCGACGGGTAGCCGCAGCCGGCGCGTTCCCTTCTTGGCAAACGTCGCACCGACATCAGGCGCGTTGTGCCGGCTCTGCGCGCGTTGCCACCGCTTCTCCACCGCTTGCTTTACGCTCTCGGGCAAGCCCGCGGGGCGGGGCAGCCACGGCGAAGCCTGTGTGTCTTCGTTGCTGATAGCCGGATCGTGAAACACGTGGCAGGTGCCGCAATAGATGCGTTCATCTTCGGTCAGCGGCAGTGGTGCCTGCTCCTGGGCGGTTGG
This window contains:
- a CDS encoding cytochrome c3 family protein, giving the protein MKRAALLLLGLLVLHPPARAQEDSEDLHNMIAPDGQVQAEKCAACHNDDLTLSRSKPETCTLCHSPTAHAGAAEHARASAASVARLLTPTAQEQAPLPLTEDERIYCGTCHVFHDPAISNEDTQASPWLPRPAGLPESVKQAVEKRWQRAQSRHNAPDVGATFAKKGTRRLRLPVDDGSLCRRCHGAGR